One genomic window of Caldivirga maquilingensis IC-167 includes the following:
- the sat gene encoding sulfate adenylyltransferase — MSLKIQTPPPHGGKLVDAVIRDEGKAISMAAGAPAYDIKPTRSIIDGNPIRNIYREIMSIAYGFFSPLDRFMSRNEVENVLKERRLLDGWLFPFPIIFDISEEDLRKLGVKEGDRVLLRLKGQPFAVLDIDEVWRFDPRDIADRTFGTPERNPEVVKRRFDEKHPGWLIYRSMTGLALAGRVYVINEPVFKDPYNRFWYPPAKSREEIRNRGWRTVIAHQTRNVPHTGHEHLMKNAAYMGDIEPCHGILVNAIIGAKRLGDFVDEAILEGHEAVNKYGYISPRRHMVTMTLWDMRYGNPLESLLHGIIRQNMGCTHHMFGRDHAAVGDYYDPYSTQILWEKGIPSFGLPAPPYDVDKGLKIRPVNIKEFWYCPKCGEIAYSDTCGHVDVAQRFSGSFIRGLIAEGIEPPPIIFRPEVYRVIVKWWRIYNYPFVNKKYLELKERELEVDLKPMEVSSRR, encoded by the coding sequence GTGAGCCTAAAGATTCAGACTCCTCCTCCACATGGGGGGAAGCTTGTTGATGCAGTGATTAGGGATGAGGGTAAGGCTATTAGCATGGCTGCTGGGGCACCGGCATACGACATAAAGCCCACGAGGAGTATTATTGACGGTAACCCCATTAGGAATATTTACAGGGAGATAATGAGCATAGCCTACGGCTTCTTCAGCCCACTGGATAGGTTCATGAGTAGGAATGAGGTTGAGAACGTGCTTAAGGAGAGGAGGCTCCTTGATGGTTGGTTATTCCCATTCCCGATAATATTCGACATAAGTGAAGAAGATTTGAGGAAGCTGGGTGTAAAGGAGGGTGATAGGGTTCTGCTTAGGCTTAAGGGTCAGCCCTTTGCAGTACTTGACATTGATGAGGTTTGGAGATTTGATCCCAGGGATATTGCTGATAGGACGTTCGGTACACCTGAAAGGAACCCTGAGGTTGTTAAGAGGAGGTTTGATGAGAAGCACCCAGGCTGGTTAATATACAGGAGTATGACTGGCCTAGCCCTAGCAGGCAGGGTGTATGTTATTAATGAACCGGTTTTCAAGGATCCTTACAACAGGTTCTGGTACCCACCAGCTAAGTCCCGTGAGGAGATTAGGAATAGGGGCTGGAGAACAGTGATTGCGCATCAAACTAGGAACGTACCGCACACTGGCCATGAGCATTTAATGAAGAACGCAGCATACATGGGTGATATTGAGCCATGCCACGGCATACTGGTTAACGCAATAATAGGGGCTAAGAGACTTGGGGACTTCGTTGATGAGGCTATACTTGAGGGTCATGAGGCAGTTAATAAGTATGGTTACATAAGTCCGAGGAGGCATATGGTTACAATGACCCTATGGGACATGAGGTACGGGAACCCACTTGAATCACTCCTTCACGGTATAATTAGGCAGAACATGGGTTGTACACATCACATGTTTGGTAGGGATCATGCAGCTGTAGGTGACTATTATGATCCATACTCAACTCAGATACTTTGGGAGAAGGGTATACCAAGCTTCGGCCTGCCTGCACCGCCCTATGATGTTGATAAGGGGCTTAAGATAAGGCCGGTTAACATTAAGGAGTTTTGGTACTGCCCTAAGTGTGGGGAAATTGCGTACAGTGATACGTGTGGTCATGTTGACGTGGCTCAGAGGTTCAGTGGCTCGTTTATTAGGGGTTTGATTGCGGAGGGTATTGAGCCACCACCAATAATATTTAGGCCTGAGGTCTATAGGGTTATTGTTAAGTGGTGGAGGATTTACAATTACCCATTCGTCAACAAGAAGTACCTTGAGTTAAAGGAGAGGGAGCTTGAAGTTGACTTAAAACCAATGGAGGTGAGCAGTAGGAGGTGA
- a CDS encoding VOC family protein yields MANAQFREVVQVAMVVPNIEAAVKAWAKILNVNEPQIIETEEWEKTGMRFRGVPSRGRAKLAFFRLNNITIELIQPVGEPSTWSEFLKKHGPGIHHIAFNVGNIDDAVKELLSVGGSVEQDGKFKGGGYVYVDAKGSLGAMIELLYHEK; encoded by the coding sequence ATGGCTAATGCCCAATTCAGGGAGGTGGTTCAAGTAGCCATGGTTGTTCCAAACATAGAGGCTGCCGTTAAGGCATGGGCTAAGATACTTAATGTTAATGAACCGCAAATAATTGAGACTGAGGAGTGGGAGAAAACTGGAATGAGGTTTAGAGGGGTTCCCTCAAGGGGTAGGGCTAAGTTAGCCTTCTTTAGGTTAAATAACATAACTATTGAGCTTATTCAACCGGTGGGTGAGCCAAGTACCTGGAGTGAATTCCTTAAGAAGCATGGGCCGGGAATACACCACATAGCCTTCAACGTGGGTAACATTGATGACGCCGTTAAGGAGCTACTTAGTGTTGGTGGTTCAGTGGAGCAGGATGGTAAATTTAAGGGTGGGGGTTATGTTTACGTTGATGCTAAGGGGAGTTTAGGCGCTATGATTGAGTTGCTTTACCATGAGAAGTAA
- the aprA gene encoding adenylyl-sulfate reductase subunit alpha — MVRTRVKQVDSDILIIGGGMAGTGAAWEAKYWCRGCRIVLAEKANINRSGAVAMGLSAINTYLGLKCKENTVEDYVKYVRGDLMGIVREDLVYDYARHVDSTVHLFDEWGLPIWPAPNGCYVREGKWQIMIHGESYKAIVAEAARKAIGDDNIMNRVMVTHLLKSPSNPNRVAGALGFNVNDGTIYVFKAKAIIMAAGGGSQIYRPRSQGEGLGRSWYPPWSSASSYGMMIESGAVMTMFEARFVVPRFKDGYGPVGAYQLMLKTRISNVNGQDFWKPHLEEIRKLYSGKGKYVDLPITPTTLRVYAQRLEWINGRGPSLMRTDETVKKGTDSEAIAFEDFLDMTISQVAIWAGQNHEPSERPYEVITTEPYVMGSHATECGAWASGPEDLSPRKIDGLPDDRGTQYYWGYNRMTTLDGLFCAGDACGANPHKFSSGSFTEGRLAAKSAVLYLMDHSDERIDIDKGQVDSMISKLVEPLERWEEGRYSVVTGPSTMHPVDPGKIYWKQGLFRLQKIMDEYAGGWSTMYTTNEWMLNRAIELLQFLKEDFINYAAARDWHELMRTWELWHRILTAEAVVRHMLFRKETRWPGYYVRADYPALDDENWHVFVNSRYDAKTGRWELWKVPVIHIIEFP; from the coding sequence ATGGTTAGAACCAGGGTTAAGCAGGTTGACTCAGACATATTAATAATCGGTGGAGGCATGGCTGGAACTGGGGCTGCTTGGGAGGCTAAGTACTGGTGTAGGGGTTGTAGGATAGTGCTTGCTGAGAAGGCTAACATTAATAGGAGCGGCGCAGTGGCAATGGGGTTATCCGCAATAAACACTTACCTAGGCTTAAAATGCAAGGAGAATACTGTTGAGGATTACGTCAAGTATGTTAGGGGTGACTTAATGGGTATTGTGAGGGAGGACTTGGTTTACGATTACGCTAGGCACGTTGACTCAACGGTGCACTTGTTTGATGAATGGGGATTACCCATATGGCCTGCACCCAATGGGTGCTATGTACGTGAGGGTAAGTGGCAGATAATGATTCATGGTGAATCCTATAAGGCAATTGTGGCTGAGGCAGCTAGGAAGGCTATTGGTGATGATAACATAATGAATAGGGTAATGGTAACTCACCTACTGAAGAGCCCCAGTAATCCTAATAGGGTTGCGGGTGCATTAGGCTTCAACGTTAATGATGGAACAATCTACGTCTTTAAGGCTAAGGCAATCATAATGGCTGCAGGCGGTGGTTCACAAATATATAGGCCTAGGTCACAGGGTGAGGGACTTGGTAGGAGCTGGTACCCGCCATGGTCCTCGGCCTCATCATACGGTATGATGATTGAATCAGGTGCAGTAATGACGATGTTTGAGGCTAGGTTCGTTGTACCCAGGTTTAAGGATGGATATGGACCAGTGGGGGCTTATCAATTAATGTTGAAGACCAGGATAAGTAATGTTAATGGACAGGACTTCTGGAAGCCGCACCTTGAGGAGATTAGGAAACTCTACAGTGGTAAGGGTAAGTACGTTGACTTACCCATAACCCCAACCACACTTAGGGTTTACGCCCAACGCCTTGAGTGGATTAATGGCAGGGGGCCAAGCCTAATGAGGACTGATGAGACCGTTAAGAAGGGTACTGATAGTGAGGCTATTGCCTTCGAGGATTTCCTGGACATGACCATAAGCCAAGTCGCCATTTGGGCCGGGCAGAACCATGAACCCTCTGAGAGACCATATGAGGTAATAACCACTGAACCCTACGTAATGGGTTCACACGCCACTGAGTGTGGTGCATGGGCAAGTGGACCTGAGGACTTATCACCGAGGAAGATTGATGGGTTACCTGATGATAGGGGAACCCAGTACTACTGGGGTTATAATAGGATGACTACGTTAGATGGCTTATTCTGTGCTGGAGATGCATGTGGTGCTAATCCGCATAAGTTCAGTAGTGGCTCATTCACTGAGGGGAGACTTGCAGCTAAGTCTGCTGTGCTTTACCTTATGGATCACAGTGATGAGCGTATTGACATTGATAAGGGGCAGGTTGACTCAATGATTAGTAAGCTGGTGGAGCCCTTGGAGCGTTGGGAGGAGGGGAGGTATAGTGTTGTAACTGGGCCAAGCACCATGCATCCAGTGGACCCTGGTAAGATTTACTGGAAGCAGGGCCTATTCAGGCTTCAGAAGATTATGGATGAGTACGCTGGCGGTTGGTCAACAATGTATACTACAAATGAGTGGATGCTTAATAGGGCTATTGAACTACTGCAATTCCTGAAGGAAGACTTCATTAATTACGCTGCTGCCCGGGATTGGCATGAATTAATGAGGACTTGGGAGCTTTGGCACAGGATACTGACCGCTGAGGCTGTGGTTAGGCACATGTTATTCAGGAAGGAAACCAGGTGGCCAGGATACTACGTTAGGGCGGATTACCCAGCATTGGATGATGAGAATTGGCACGTTTTCGTTAACTCAAGGTATGATGCAAAGACTGGTAGGTGGGAGTTATGGAAAGTCCCAGTGATTCACATAATCGAATTCCCATGA
- a CDS encoding nicotinamide-nucleotide adenylyltransferase, giving the protein MRPLFIGRFQPVHLGHLSAIEWVLKQDGVDRVIVGIGSSNQSFTFKNPFTAGERIDMLTEALDSINVKYSICTIPDTGGLASIWFSYVRNYCPSFDLIYSNDEFTRLALSYWKIPVFNTPLFNKEKLSGTNIRLLMALGKKEWTSLVPEPVREFIERINGVERVRKLAVIEGVVKE; this is encoded by the coding sequence GTGAGGCCACTGTTCATAGGTAGGTTTCAACCGGTTCATTTAGGGCACTTAAGCGCAATAGAGTGGGTGCTTAAGCAGGATGGAGTGGATAGGGTAATAGTGGGTATAGGTTCATCAAACCAATCCTTCACCTTCAAAAACCCCTTCACCGCCGGTGAGAGGATAGACATGTTAACTGAGGCGCTTGACTCAATTAACGTTAAGTACAGTATATGCACAATACCTGATACAGGTGGTTTGGCATCAATATGGTTCTCCTACGTTAGGAATTACTGCCCAAGCTTCGACTTAATTTACAGTAATGATGAGTTCACGAGACTGGCATTATCATACTGGAAGATACCAGTATTCAATACACCGTTATTCAATAAGGAGAAGTTAAGCGGCACTAACATTAGGTTACTGATGGCTCTTGGTAAGAAGGAGTGGACTTCACTGGTTCCTGAACCAGTAAGGGAATTCATAGAGAGGATTAATGGCGTTGAGAGGGTTAGGAAGCTTGCAGTAATAGAAGGTGTAGTAAAGGAGTAA
- a CDS encoding DUF6955 family protein produces the protein MPYKIAVILDKARLERIRGTGLESIVKDLYGGYLKVIELNVPDDAAQRILKEFPRARIDARGFIEETPIAFKRELFEVIVQLRSIGPEVFGELLKPERLNKVKEAAAKEDEYLPPPQLA, from the coding sequence ATGCCCTACAAGATAGCTGTTATCCTAGATAAGGCAAGGCTTGAGAGGATAAGGGGTACTGGTCTCGAGAGTATTGTTAAGGACCTCTATGGAGGATACTTGAAGGTTATTGAACTTAATGTACCTGATGATGCTGCTCAAAGGATCCTTAAGGAATTCCCAAGGGCTAGGATTGACGCTAGGGGATTCATTGAGGAAACCCCAATTGCCTTTAAGAGGGAGCTATTTGAGGTTATAGTGCAGTTAAGGAGCATTGGGCCTGAAGTCTTCGGTGAATTACTTAAGCCCGAGAGGCTTAACAAGGTTAAGGAGGCAGCGGCTAAGGAAGATGAATACTTACCACCACCTCAACTAGCCTAA
- a CDS encoding HEAT repeat domain-containing protein, translated as MSFEKATYLMGRGFTYPDYEPQYQRYYGYIIKHLSLTLRLNLSEKSIQGDARYIINVINDKGYLDFDAAEMNITSVTVNDSPTRFEYDGRSLRVYLNKGGEVAVAISYSAKPRNGVHFILPDEHYPNRRPVIWTQGESEDNHYWIPLPDYPSMKFTSELTIIVPKPLTAVSNGYLVESRDLGGETLWHWRLDKPHSSYLIAFAAAEFDVIKDNCGGIEVEHYVPKGYGELAKFSFHRICDMINFFSEYTGVKYPWPNYKHAVVSEFGGGMENTTVTILTDTTLHDEHAQCPGAKFPCPGSEDFSSDGLVAHELAHQWFGDLVTTRDWGNIWLNEAFATYMEALYTMHAKGLDEFIYELYNNLKAYLNEYRRYSRPIVTKLYKYPEEMFDRHTYEKGSLVLHTLRNIIGEENFRKGINMFLTRYAYGNAETEDFRRVMEEAAARPLDWFFNQFVYSAGHPSIKYSWSYDSGYLRINISQTQGEDSYPVYRIPIELEVGYQDGSTELIKINLESRDNTIYLPVKGRPAYICLDPGFKVAIKSVTSSKSVEETRAELRSSNVACRLEAIESLARDTSLRSIEALTEALLNDKFWGVRAEAARALGKLGVSDAVKPLINALNVEKHPRVRRAIVEALGNFKGNGDAAKVLASILVNSGESYYVRSNAAEALGKIGIRDYFNELVKALDYPSHNNVITQGALRGLAELGGDDAVEVILRYTQLGYPTLVRATAAQLLGRFVDNRRVYDRLMELLRDQYMRVASSALSAVEYSMDPRFLGILDSIASGAAPGFIAAELSGRFRRYARDVAVKIREQLSKGTEYARLREEIEQVREEQRRLVDRVSRLEAKAQ; from the coding sequence ATGTCCTTTGAGAAGGCAACATACCTAATGGGTAGGGGTTTCACTTACCCAGACTATGAGCCACAGTACCAGAGGTACTACGGCTACATCATTAAGCACTTAAGCCTAACCCTTAGGTTGAATTTAAGTGAAAAATCCATTCAAGGCGATGCAAGGTACATCATTAATGTGATTAATGATAAGGGTTACTTGGATTTCGATGCAGCGGAAATGAACATAACCTCGGTTACTGTTAATGATTCACCAACGCGCTTTGAGTATGATGGGCGTTCACTGAGGGTTTACTTAAATAAGGGTGGTGAAGTTGCAGTAGCCATAAGTTATAGCGCTAAGCCAAGGAATGGTGTACACTTCATACTGCCTGATGAACACTACCCCAATAGGAGACCTGTGATTTGGACTCAGGGTGAAAGTGAGGATAATCACTACTGGATACCATTGCCTGATTACCCAAGCATGAAGTTTACCAGTGAATTAACAATAATAGTACCTAAGCCTCTCACCGCTGTATCGAACGGTTACCTGGTTGAGAGTAGAGATTTAGGTGGGGAGACTCTTTGGCATTGGAGGCTGGATAAGCCGCACTCCTCATATCTAATAGCCTTCGCAGCCGCTGAATTCGACGTGATTAAGGATAACTGCGGGGGTATTGAGGTTGAGCACTATGTGCCTAAGGGTTACGGTGAGTTAGCTAAGTTTAGCTTCCACAGGATATGCGATATGATTAACTTCTTCAGTGAGTACACGGGGGTTAAATACCCATGGCCAAACTATAAGCATGCCGTTGTAAGTGAATTCGGCGGCGGTATGGAGAATACTACTGTAACCATATTAACTGATACTACGCTTCATGATGAACATGCCCAATGCCCTGGGGCTAAATTCCCCTGCCCTGGTTCAGAGGATTTTTCCTCTGATGGTTTGGTTGCTCATGAGTTGGCTCATCAGTGGTTTGGTGACTTGGTTACTACTAGGGATTGGGGTAATATTTGGCTTAATGAAGCCTTCGCAACGTACATGGAGGCATTATACACAATGCACGCTAAGGGTCTTGATGAGTTCATATACGAACTCTACAATAACCTTAAGGCCTATCTCAACGAGTATAGACGTTACTCAAGACCCATTGTAACCAAGCTATATAAGTACCCTGAGGAGATGTTTGATAGGCACACGTACGAGAAAGGCTCCCTAGTACTACACACGTTAAGAAACATAATAGGCGAGGAAAACTTCAGGAAGGGTATTAACATGTTCCTAACCAGGTACGCCTACGGTAATGCGGAGACTGAGGACTTCAGGAGGGTTATGGAGGAGGCTGCGGCCAGGCCCCTTGACTGGTTCTTTAATCAATTCGTCTACTCAGCCGGTCACCCTAGTATCAAGTACTCGTGGAGTTATGATTCAGGCTACTTAAGGATTAATATTAGTCAAACCCAGGGTGAGGACTCGTACCCAGTTTACAGAATACCCATTGAACTGGAGGTTGGTTACCAAGATGGCTCAACTGAGTTAATTAAGATTAACCTTGAGTCAAGGGACAATACCATCTACCTACCTGTTAAGGGGAGGCCAGCCTACATTTGCCTTGATCCAGGGTTTAAGGTGGCTATTAAATCAGTTACCAGCAGTAAGAGTGTTGAGGAGACTAGGGCTGAGTTGAGGAGTAGTAACGTGGCCTGTAGGCTTGAGGCCATTGAGTCATTGGCTAGGGATACTAGCTTAAGGTCTATTGAAGCCTTAACCGAGGCTTTACTTAATGATAAGTTCTGGGGTGTTAGGGCTGAGGCTGCTAGGGCATTGGGTAAACTTGGGGTTTCTGACGCCGTCAAGCCCCTTATTAATGCCCTTAACGTTGAGAAGCATCCCAGGGTTAGGCGCGCTATAGTTGAGGCTTTAGGTAACTTTAAGGGTAATGGTGACGCTGCTAAGGTGTTGGCCTCAATTTTAGTGAATAGTGGGGAAAGTTACTACGTTAGATCCAATGCGGCTGAGGCTCTTGGTAAAATTGGTATTAGGGATTACTTTAATGAATTAGTTAAGGCTCTTGATTACCCAAGCCATAATAACGTTATTACTCAAGGTGCATTAAGAGGCTTAGCTGAACTGGGTGGTGATGATGCGGTTGAAGTAATCCTAAGGTATACACAGTTAGGTTACCCAACCCTAGTGAGGGCTACTGCTGCGCAATTACTGGGTAGGTTCGTGGATAATAGGCGGGTTTACGATAGGTTAATGGAGCTTCTAAGGGATCAGTACATGAGGGTTGCTTCATCAGCCTTAAGCGCAGTGGAGTACTCCATGGATCCGAGATTCCTAGGAATCCTAGATTCCATAGCCTCAGGCGCAGCCCCAGGTTTCATAGCCGCTGAGTTAAGCGGTAGGTTTAGGAGGTATGCTAGGGATGTTGCCGTTAAGATAAGGGAGCAGTTGAGTAAGGGTACTGAGTACGCTAGGTTGAGGGAGGAGATTGAGCAGGTTAGGGAGGAGCAGAGGAGGCTGGTGGATAGGGTTAGTAGGCTTGAGGCTAAGGCTCAATGA